A genomic segment from Acidimicrobiia bacterium encodes:
- a CDS encoding pilus assembly protein CpaF codes for MHSNAMSILEDDLKERIRNEAVLDPPSLYRVAKEVVRSYRQRALTEKLPLLTDGESDGDLAGELIKRFSGFGALADLLADPAVEEVWVNNPGNVFVSRRGVHERVPVRINSKEVRDLVERMLGFTGKRIDRASPFVDASLPDGSRLHVVIPPVTQHWTLNVRKFTGIEVNDLDELVSRGSLSEHASSFLSVSVLAGLNIVVAGAVGAGKTTMLNCLASAIPASERVVTCEEIFELSIDHPDLVGMQCREPNMQGEGEITLRRLVKETLRMRPDRIIVGEVRGAEAFDMLIAMNTGCATMTSVHANTAREAVRKLTALPLLAGENISKEFVASTVASCIDLVVFCKRERRSGFRYVDEILAIGDQLAPDGVTASPIFSREEGQLVWTGEFPRNLARFEDVGIDLLDVLRDGERASVRVGAQAGGERA; via the coding sequence ATGCATAGCAATGCCATGTCGATTTTGGAAGACGATCTAAAAGAGCGGATCCGTAATGAGGCAGTTTTGGACCCGCCATCTCTCTATCGCGTGGCCAAAGAAGTTGTTCGCAGCTACAGGCAACGAGCTTTGACGGAAAAACTGCCTTTGCTGACAGACGGGGAATCAGACGGAGATTTGGCAGGAGAGTTGATTAAGCGCTTCTCCGGCTTCGGAGCTTTGGCAGACCTGCTCGCGGATCCCGCTGTCGAAGAGGTCTGGGTGAACAACCCAGGAAATGTTTTCGTGTCGCGTAGAGGTGTACACGAGCGAGTTCCGGTACGAATCAATTCGAAAGAAGTAAGAGATCTAGTCGAGAGAATGCTGGGTTTCACCGGGAAGCGTATCGACAGAGCATCTCCCTTCGTGGATGCTTCGCTGCCCGATGGAAGTCGTCTACATGTCGTGATTCCCCCTGTCACGCAACACTGGACTCTAAACGTCCGAAAGTTCACCGGCATAGAGGTGAACGACTTGGACGAGCTAGTGTCTCGAGGATCTCTTAGCGAACACGCGTCTTCTTTTTTGTCGGTTTCTGTCCTTGCGGGGCTGAACATCGTCGTGGCAGGAGCTGTTGGCGCTGGGAAGACGACTATGCTCAACTGCTTGGCTTCCGCTATACCAGCGTCCGAGCGAGTTGTCACCTGCGAGGAGATTTTCGAGTTGAGCATTGATCACCCTGATCTCGTAGGGATGCAGTGCAGAGAGCCCAACATGCAAGGAGAGGGCGAAATTACGCTGCGCCGTTTAGTCAAGGAAACGCTTCGAATGCGCCCCGACAGAATCATCGTTGGAGAGGTAAGAGGCGCAGAGGCTTTCGACATGCTAATCGCCATGAACACGGGTTGCGCCACTATGACTAGTGTCCATGCGAACACCGCTAGAGAGGCTGTAAGAAAGCTGACAGCCCTGCCGTTGTTGGCCGGGGAGAACATTTCAAAGGAGTTCGTTGCCTCGACAGTCGCCTCCTGCATCGACCTAGTGGTTTTTTGCAAAAGAGAAAGAAGGAGCGGATTTCGCTACGTTGACGAGATTCTCGCCATCGGTGATCAGCTTGCTCCGGATGGCGTAACCGCGTCCCCCATTTTTAGCCGGGAGGAGGGACAACTGGTTTGGACCGGTGAGTTTCCCAGAAATTTGGCCCGCTTCGAGGATGTAGGGATCGATCTTTTGGATGTGCTACGGGACGGCGAGCGGGCATCGGTACGGGTTGGGGCTCAAGCGGGAGGAGAGCGAGCATGA
- a CDS encoding type II secretion protein F, translating to MSVRAMAVYVAFLGAALGGYLAIEQFFFRSQKAYNAPRTRHPKSAKTFSSLVADEAASYSPPIFKDAIFSSVAAFAKTLVPYLGASAASGMTAYLVTAVPALGVLGAVAGVWIPISISSMRKRRRVERIRSSWPDACRHLVANLQVGDSLPRALAALGSSGPAELRPYFARFARRYSATGDFDSSVEALGSELEYAGIHQQLGALRLAHRSGGSELVSVLKTAAELASERLSIERDIEARQSWTVTAARISAAAPWVIVVLLSLRPATAAVYSTALGTKVIVGGAIATVSGYALMSKIGKVPSR from the coding sequence ATGAGCGTTCGTGCTATGGCGGTGTATGTAGCTTTTCTCGGCGCGGCTCTTGGGGGATATCTAGCAATCGAGCAGTTCTTTTTCAGAAGCCAAAAAGCATATAACGCCCCGCGGACCAGGCATCCAAAAAGTGCTAAAACATTCTCTAGCTTGGTCGCAGACGAGGCCGCCTCATACTCCCCGCCGATATTCAAAGATGCAATTTTCTCTAGCGTTGCAGCCTTTGCGAAAACGCTGGTTCCTTATTTAGGTGCCTCGGCAGCCTCCGGGATGACTGCTTATCTAGTGACCGCGGTTCCCGCTCTCGGGGTGTTGGGAGCAGTGGCCGGTGTGTGGATTCCAATTTCTATTTCGAGCATGCGGAAGCGTCGTAGGGTAGAGAGGATACGGTCTAGCTGGCCCGATGCCTGCCGCCATTTAGTAGCCAACCTCCAGGTTGGAGACTCGCTGCCTCGAGCGCTTGCAGCGTTAGGATCGAGTGGACCGGCAGAGCTTCGCCCGTACTTTGCGCGCTTTGCACGCCGATACTCCGCCACTGGCGACTTTGACAGCTCTGTCGAAGCACTGGGGTCCGAGCTCGAGTATGCGGGCATCCATCAGCAACTCGGAGCGCTCCGATTGGCACACCGCTCAGGGGGATCGGAGCTAGTGTCAGTTTTGAAGACCGCAGCAGAGCTGGCATCTGAACGCCTAAGCATAGAGCGCGACATCGAAGCTCGGCAGTCGTGGACAGTTACGGCGGCGCGTATCTCCGCTGCGGCACCCTGGGTGATCGTAGTACTCCTCTCATTGAGGCCAGCAACGGCCGCAGTTTATTCGACAGCGCTCGGCACAAAGGTGATCGTGGGCGGGGCGATTGCGACGGTGTCCGGATACGCCCTCATGTCGAAAATCGGAAAGGTACCTTCAAGGTGA
- a CDS encoding methylmalonyl-CoA mutase has translation MTEQNAKDHTIEERASTSSSQSENRGSARSDSKVVPVAETHSGIQLRLFYRPEDIAGFDYDSDLGDPGEFPFTRGIHPTMYRGRLWTMRQYAGYGTAEETNQRFKYLLAAGQTGLSVAFDLPTQMGLDSDNPRAAGEVGKVGVAIDTVDDMRRLFEGIPLEKVTTSMTINAPASLLLLMYQIVAEEQGADPKKLGGTIQNDILKEYVARGTYIFPPRPSMRIVTNTFDYCRRNLPRWNTISISGYHIREAGATAVQELAFTLANAIAYVEAALDAGLEIDEFAPRLSFFWNGHNNFFEEIAKFRAARRMWASICRDRFGAKNPKSWLMRFHTQTAGSMLTAQQPENNIVRTAIQGLAAVLGGTQSLHTNSFDEALGLPTKKAARIALRTQQIIAYESGVADVVDPLGGSWYVESLTNEVEKGAQEYLDKIEQMGGAVAAIEAGYMQSEIEAAAYRWAQEVETKKRLIVGVNEFIEDEEEPLEVLKVDKALEEAQIRRLEEARKKRDPIEVGEKLEAVRQVAKGDGNLLDAMKAALRAGATIGEICDELRAEFGTYQPRF, from the coding sequence ATGACTGAACAAAACGCAAAAGACCACACAATAGAGGAGCGCGCGTCCACGTCTTCTTCGCAAAGCGAAAACCGGGGCAGTGCCCGATCCGATTCTAAAGTTGTGCCTGTTGCCGAGACCCATTCAGGTATCCAACTACGGCTTTTTTACAGACCGGAAGACATAGCGGGCTTCGACTACGACAGCGACCTGGGAGACCCGGGCGAGTTTCCTTTTACCAGGGGCATTCATCCGACCATGTACAGAGGTCGCCTGTGGACGATGCGCCAGTACGCCGGCTACGGAACCGCGGAAGAGACCAACCAGCGATTCAAGTACCTGCTCGCGGCTGGTCAGACGGGACTGTCGGTTGCATTTGATCTTCCCACCCAGATGGGGTTGGACTCCGACAACCCCAGGGCAGCGGGGGAGGTGGGCAAGGTCGGGGTCGCTATTGACACCGTTGACGACATGAGAAGACTTTTTGAGGGAATCCCTCTCGAAAAGGTTACGACATCAATGACCATAAATGCCCCCGCCTCCCTTTTGTTATTGATGTATCAGATCGTAGCCGAAGAGCAGGGTGCGGACCCCAAGAAACTAGGAGGGACGATTCAAAACGACATCCTCAAGGAGTATGTAGCGAGGGGCACATACATATTTCCTCCTCGCCCCTCGATGCGGATCGTAACCAACACGTTCGATTACTGTCGGCGAAACCTTCCTCGCTGGAACACGATCTCGATCTCGGGGTATCACATACGGGAGGCAGGTGCCACAGCTGTGCAGGAGCTTGCCTTTACGTTGGCAAACGCTATCGCGTACGTAGAAGCCGCGCTCGATGCAGGATTGGAAATTGACGAGTTCGCGCCCCGACTCAGCTTTTTCTGGAACGGACACAACAACTTTTTCGAAGAGATAGCCAAATTTCGAGCCGCTCGGCGGATGTGGGCTAGCATCTGCAGAGACCGCTTCGGTGCCAAAAATCCAAAGTCTTGGTTGATGCGCTTCCATACGCAGACAGCCGGATCCATGCTCACCGCTCAGCAACCGGAGAACAACATCGTAAGGACGGCCATCCAAGGACTCGCGGCGGTGCTGGGAGGAACGCAGAGCCTTCATACCAACAGCTTTGACGAGGCGCTGGGGCTGCCAACGAAGAAGGCAGCTAGGATTGCGCTGAGGACTCAGCAGATCATTGCGTACGAGTCCGGGGTTGCAGACGTTGTCGATCCACTAGGAGGCAGCTGGTACGTCGAGTCGCTAACAAACGAGGTAGAAAAGGGTGCCCAAGAATATCTCGACAAGATCGAGCAAATGGGGGGAGCGGTGGCAGCTATAGAGGCCGGCTACATGCAGTCGGAGATTGAGGCAGCCGCCTACCGCTGGGCTCAGGAGGTCGAGACGAAAAAGCGATTGATCGTAGGGGTTAACGAGTTTATCGAAGACGAAGAGGAACCGCTCGAGGTCCTCAAAGTTGACAAGGCCTTAGAAGAAGCCCAGATTCGACGCCTTGAGGAAGCACGCAAGAAGCGAGATCCGATTGAAGTAGGGGAGAAACTAGAAGCCGTGCGACAAGTTGCCAAGGGAGACGGCAATCTCCTCGATGCGATGAAAGCGGCTCTGAGAGCGGGAGCGACCATTGGCGAGATATGTGACGAACTTAGAGCGGAGTTTGGCACCTACCAACCTCGATTCTGA
- a CDS encoding carbamoyl phosphate synthase, whose product MFQKILIANRGEIAVRVIRACRDLGVKAVAVYSDFDRNSLHTRLADESYYIGDSPATESYLKIERILEVGRESGAEAVHPGYGFLAENATFAAAVVDSGMTWIGPSPEAIAAMGDKVSARKLSESAGFPPVPGTLEMITSPSQIVEFANEHGWPVAIKASAGGGGKGMRVVHSEEEAEQAFISARREASSYFGDDSVYLERYIARPRHVEVQVLADLHGNAVYVGERDCSCQRKYQKVIEETPCPSISDETRRSLGEAALKLVRACGYQSAGTVECLLDEDDNFYFLEMNTRIQVEHCVTEEVYGVDLVASQIKIAAGEPLPFSQADLVGRGHAIECRINAEDPTQGFMPTPGTITSWQMPQGPGIRVDAGYEAGSEVGQFYDNLVAKIIASGSDRQQARARMLRALQETVIEGVATNIPLHKAILTHPDFIDAKHYTRFIEEELDLRSLKGHPTKPVLPHPGYQERQVVVEVGSKRFDVKVYLPESAQPVGAGLSRPLSTVNKYKPKVPASVAPTRAATGTAPGVVTAPMQGTIVQILVEEGQQVAAGDALCILEAMKMENQVVADVSGRVKELKCKVGDTVGAGDVLVILDSA is encoded by the coding sequence ATGTTCCAGAAGATTTTGATTGCAAACCGTGGGGAGATTGCTGTTCGTGTCATCCGCGCCTGTCGGGACCTCGGCGTAAAAGCGGTCGCTGTTTACTCCGACTTCGATCGAAACTCCCTACACACTAGGTTGGCCGACGAATCGTATTACATTGGGGACTCTCCAGCCACAGAAAGCTATCTAAAGATCGAAAGGATCTTAGAAGTAGGGCGGGAATCGGGCGCCGAGGCAGTTCATCCCGGGTACGGTTTTCTCGCAGAAAATGCGACCTTCGCAGCCGCAGTCGTAGACTCGGGGATGACGTGGATCGGACCGTCTCCCGAGGCCATAGCAGCCATGGGAGACAAGGTATCGGCCCGCAAACTCTCCGAGTCAGCTGGATTTCCGCCAGTCCCTGGGACTCTCGAAATGATCACCTCACCCTCTCAAATCGTGGAATTTGCGAACGAGCACGGTTGGCCAGTCGCAATCAAGGCCTCCGCTGGGGGGGGTGGCAAGGGCATGCGGGTTGTCCATTCCGAAGAAGAAGCCGAACAAGCATTTATTTCTGCCCGACGTGAAGCCAGCTCCTATTTCGGAGACGACTCCGTGTATTTAGAGCGATACATTGCCCGGCCGCGTCACGTAGAAGTCCAGGTTCTTGCCGACTTGCACGGCAATGCGGTCTACGTCGGAGAGAGGGACTGCTCTTGCCAGCGCAAGTACCAGAAAGTAATAGAAGAGACTCCCTGTCCCTCGATCAGCGATGAAACCAGGCGATCACTCGGGGAGGCCGCGCTAAAGCTCGTGAGGGCATGCGGATATCAAAGCGCTGGGACCGTCGAGTGCCTACTCGACGAAGACGACAACTTCTACTTCCTGGAGATGAACACCCGGATCCAGGTGGAGCACTGCGTCACAGAAGAGGTTTACGGGGTAGATCTCGTAGCTTCACAGATCAAGATCGCTGCGGGAGAGCCATTGCCATTTTCTCAAGCCGACCTTGTGGGAAGGGGGCACGCCATCGAGTGTCGGATCAACGCAGAAGACCCCACTCAAGGATTTATGCCCACACCTGGTACCATAACATCCTGGCAAATGCCGCAGGGTCCAGGAATCCGAGTCGACGCTGGATACGAGGCAGGGTCAGAGGTAGGCCAGTTCTACGACAATCTTGTGGCAAAAATTATAGCCTCTGGCAGCGACCGCCAACAGGCTCGGGCTCGCATGCTGAGAGCTCTTCAAGAGACAGTAATAGAGGGCGTCGCCACCAACATTCCACTTCACAAGGCGATACTTACCCACCCCGATTTCATAGACGCCAAGCACTACACACGTTTCATCGAGGAAGAACTAGACCTCCGATCACTGAAAGGGCATCCGACAAAACCGGTACTACCTCATCCGGGATATCAGGAACGCCAGGTAGTCGTAGAAGTTGGATCGAAACGTTTCGATGTCAAGGTATATCTGCCGGAGTCTGCACAGCCCGTAGGCGCAGGCTTGAGTAGGCCTTTGAGTACCGTGAACAAGTACAAGCCCAAAGTCCCAGCCAGTGTGGCGCCCACCCGGGCTGCAACAGGTACTGCGCCTGGAGTCGTGACCGCGCCGATGCAGGGAACGATAGTTCAGATACTCGTCGAAGAAGGACAGCAAGTGGCTGCCGGGGATGCGCTTTGTATCCTGGAAGCAATGAAGATGGAAAACCAAGTAGTTGCGGATGTATCCGGCCGCGTAAAAGAGCTCAAATGCAAAGTGGGAGACACGGTGGGGGCTGGCGACGTTTTGGTGATCTTGGATAGCGCCTAG
- a CDS encoding biotin--[acetyl-CoA-carboxylase] ligase, whose amino-acid sequence MQTEVKRELQNRIQRADSDTSITAAGSYDARQINEALRGQRFFRALVVEKIDSTNTALFELGRAGEPEGLVLLAEEQSAGRGRMGRSWTSPKGKSILMSVLARARVSSEDAGLVNAAAGLAVVDAVRDVSSLDTKLKWPNDIVFEGKKLGGILTERGSDREGRPFFVIGIGLNVEWRPEDFPPDIAETATALSIVAGSPPQRRALAISIVRKLGYWLAELESGPRDLAASYRRAVSTIGLRVRVKLLQDELEGVAVDIDERGDLVVALDSGERKVIVAGDVREVRAA is encoded by the coding sequence ATGCAAACGGAGGTAAAAAGAGAGTTGCAGAATCGTATCCAAAGAGCGGACTCCGACACTTCGATCACTGCGGCTGGATCCTACGATGCTCGCCAAATCAACGAAGCTCTGCGCGGACAGCGCTTCTTCAGAGCACTCGTAGTCGAAAAAATCGACTCGACCAATACTGCTCTGTTTGAGCTTGGTCGCGCTGGTGAGCCGGAGGGTCTTGTCCTATTGGCAGAAGAACAGTCCGCAGGTCGGGGACGAATGGGTCGCAGCTGGACATCTCCAAAAGGGAAAAGCATTCTTATGTCCGTTTTGGCCAGGGCAAGAGTTAGCAGCGAAGACGCCGGGCTGGTAAATGCGGCAGCGGGGCTAGCTGTCGTCGATGCGGTGCGAGATGTATCGTCCTTGGATACCAAGCTCAAGTGGCCCAACGACATCGTTTTCGAGGGCAAAAAGCTTGGGGGAATACTAACCGAGCGGGGATCCGATCGAGAGGGGCGCCCGTTTTTCGTCATAGGGATTGGCCTGAACGTCGAATGGAGGCCGGAAGATTTTCCGCCGGATATTGCCGAAACCGCAACCGCGCTGTCGATCGTAGCGGGCTCACCGCCCCAGAGGCGAGCTCTGGCAATCTCAATCGTTCGCAAGCTCGGGTACTGGCTCGCCGAGCTGGAATCGGGCCCTCGGGACCTTGCGGCGAGCTACAGAAGAGCCGTTTCGACCATCGGCTTGAGGGTGCGAGTCAAGCTACTCCAAGACGAGCTCGAGGGCGTGGCTGTCGACATCGACGAGCGTGGGGATCTGGTTGTGGCTTTGGACTCCGGAGAGCGCAAGGTGATCGTGGCGGGAGACGTTAGAGAGGTCCGAGCAGCCTAG